CAACCAAGCTTCCTAATGTTCACGAGTTATTTTCAGAACATCCTGAGAGCTTTGCCTCTCCGAGATCTGATTACTTTTTGAGAGGAAGCTGAGTTGCAATGCTTTACTGAAGTTCTAAACATAATCTTTTACAAGTATACACCACCAGAAAGAAGATTTAAGTAATCACTTTAATAGTTTTCTCCAAGTGCCTAGCTGAAGAAACATCAAGATAAGTGCCTCGAGACAGTATTGGTGGTGATATTTGCTTgggcacttttttttttttttttttttggggggggggggggggggggggtgctACCAGAAGACTTTTGACACAGAATCAAgtcagaagaaaataaatttacgtCTGCCTCAGAACTTGCTGGTGTCTACTATGTATGCCATAGGTAAGATTTAGAGTAGTTGCAATCGATGGTAAGAGCCTAGTTAGCAGCAAGCATGCAATTCGAGTGAAagagtattttttatattcatgtTCTTCCATCCCATTGTTGTATTTTGAATGCATTGTACATAGAAATATGGACGTTTTAATGCATTGTACATAGAAGTATGGAAGTCTTCATAGATGTAGAGGACCAGAAACTCAAATTTGTATGCTATGTAGCTAATGAGCTATAAGCAAttacttttctctttttttccttttctttttacagtGATTTTTATGAcggtattattttttaatctacaAGTAATGCTTCCCATATTGGATCTGTTTCTGCTCAAAGACATTCTTCAATCAAAAGCCTTATCTCATGATTGATTCGTTTCTTTTGGATCATTATTTGTACTTGTACCAGCCAATTAATTGCCAGATCAATATAACCAACCCGGTTGGCTATAATTGCCCACCAACTCCAAAAGTTAGCCTAAGCTATATCTCCTTTCTATGGCCTTGATTTGAAGTTAATCTTTTTTCGTCTTTGTATTATTGGTTTTGTCCAGAAACAGAGCATAAAGCACTACTCCTTTGCTTAGGGATTTTCAagcaatgatgattttataaattttagttaaaatcACATTAGTATATTGTAATTGGGTGAAATCGATATGTATGTGAACTATAAGCAGTCCTGTTTGTCCAAGAACAAGAATggacattaatttttgttttttaaaatatatttaaactATCAAAATTCCAAGAACATATAATTATAaggatatttttaattcatatacAATGAAACAAAAAGGTCGTCGATaattaagaaacaaaagtTTAGTAATTTTCCATGACACCATAgggaattttaatttaattaaacataacaAAAGACTTTGACCAATTAAAAAGTGCATttatggaaaattaaaaagcacacttattatattattatggTTAGTCAGAGAGCCAATGAACGCAGCATGGACTTTCGAAATGAACCAGTGACAAGAGTCTTCGGTCTTTGCGTCTCGtacttgaaattttcattttcagaaAACTGATGCAACACACAAATTCGAATCCCCTGTGTAGCTTCATTAACACCCAAATTAATTCTCACTTTTCATCACTTTCCCGATAAACTGAAACCCAAGGTAGAAGACTTTTTTCCTCTTAAACCATTTTtctgaccttttttttttctttatgggTATTATATCAAATCTAAGGGGCTCAAGAGCAGGCCACAACTACTCACAACAAGAAGAGTTACCAATTTCTGAGAATGGGTCATCTTCAAATTCTTCATTGCCCAGAAAGAAATGGTCAAATTTGATGCCTTTATTTGTGGCGCTTGTGGTTATTCTAGAGATCTCCTTTTTGGGTCGGCTTGACATGGTCAAGAACGCTGCCATGTTTGATTCGTTAGCTGATTTTCTCCACAAGCAACCTCCTCAAACTGAAATTGAGGCGATTGTTGATGGTGATTTGGTGGGTAGGAAAATTGAAGGACGGGTTTTGGATTCAGAGAGTTGTGAGGAGTGGTTGGAGAGAGTGGATGCTGTGAATTACTCAAGGGATTTTGAGAAAGATCCTATTTTGGTCACTGGGGCTGAGCAGGTTAGTTAAATTTCAAACTCTTGTCATATTTTAATTGGATTTCTGTTCTTTCATTGTGTTCTAGTTTAGGTGTGATAAAGTTTTGttatttatgttgattttAACTGTTTTTGTCTAGACatgttattcattttttttttttttggggtaaaaTTTAAGCTTCATGAGAgcttaattttgttgttgataATGTTACGGAATGAAGAGTATTGCTTTTGATACTTACATAGAAGTTGCAGCCAGAAAATTTAGTTTGTAGACGGCAGGAGGCTccgttttttcttttaataggaGTCCCCGAACATAAACGAAGAGCTCTTATGCATGTGTAAACATGATATATAGGTACATAAATTCTATCTATTTTGAGCAAGAGGCTGTCTTATCTTGATAGAGAATGAATAGACCTCATTTGTACAGAGCTTGCAAATCATCTGATATCCATTTTTGTAATCACAGTTGTTTAATTTTGACGGTAGTTTTAGAACAACTGAGAGTCTGATTAGTTTCCTACAGGTAACTTTTGTGTCTGTTTTCACTGAAATAGGAAATGAACATTTAGAGTGACAGAAAATCTACAAAACTGTTATCATTCTGCATCGCTTGTTGAAATTACTGATTTTTACAGTAGTTTTAGAATGACTGAGAGTCTGATTAGTCTCCTACAGTATTTTTTGTGTCTGTTTTCACTGAAATGGGAAATGAACATTTAGAGTGacaaaaaatctataaaaCTGTAATCATCCTGCATCGCAttgttgaaaatgaaattactGACATTTTTTTGGGCTCTGTTCCTGTTAATTTTGGAGTATTCACTCCATATTCAACGTAGAGGCTTACCGTATCCTTGATTGAACTAGTTTAAACCTAATTGCTTTGAAGGTTCCTTATAAAAGTAATAGATGAATGCAGTAGTTTGTTTCAATATGTTCAATTGATATATTCTAACCTTTTCTTATAACCATTGGATTTTTCTTGTAGAGGAAAGTTAATTTAGCTTTTTCAGaatcttttttgtttcctcAGAATCCTTTGatgtttaatatattgatGCTATTTTTAACGATATCGGTGCCAGTCCTTTTGATCAATCTTGTACATTTTCGTAAATGTTCTTTCTATCTGTGATGTTTCTGTGAGTTGAACTTCTTGTCGGTTTTCACAAGGAGTTTTagaattcaattaatttaatgttatgtttttgttttatcttgcTATATCTCTGAACTTCCTGTTGCATGCTATGTAGGAGTGGAGAGTTTGTGATGTTCGGTGCAAGTTTGGATATGATGATGATAGGAAACCTGATGCTTCATTTGGTATGCCTCAACAACCTGGAACAGATACTGTCCTCCGTTCGATGGAATCTTCCAAGTACTACGCTGAGAATAATATTGCTCAAGCACGACGGTGGGTAAGCACTGTCTAAAATGACTTCAGTTCAACCTTATGCTTTTAAAATGTCCCCAACTTCTGCCATTTTTCAAGGACAGAGATTGACTATGTACATTTTCTTCTCACTTAGACAATAAAAGGGTTGGCAATCTTAGCTCTGAATTAAGCATTTTTGCAAAATTTGGTCAATATCTATCAAGCTATTCGCAGCCAAGGAATTTCCTggtataaaattttgttgagtGTTTCATGAATATCTGGATACTAAATATTTCCGGCTGAAAGAGATACTCATTGATTGTGGTGCCTATTTATTTTAGAACAATTTATTTCCTTTAACCTGAGGTGCTTGAGCTAAAGATGCATTTTTCACTTGTAAGACTTGAGATAGCCTTCTCCCATCTTTTCTAAATTGCATTTCTTgcctttttaaaattgattaccTGAAGTAGCAGATTCTTCATGTGCCCAAACAATGTTGGTAAAACTGAAATGTTAGCCTTATTTGTTTGCTAGGAGGGGATATACGATTGTAATGACAACTAGTCTCTCATCAGATGTTCCTGTTGGATATTTTTCCTGGGCCGAGTATGATATCATGGCACCAGTGCAGCCAAAGACTGAGAATGCCCTTGCGGCTGCTTTCATTTCCAATTGTGGTGCTCGCAACTTCCGGTTGCAAGCTCTTGAAGCActtgaaaaggaaaatgtaAAGATAGATTCATATGGTGGTTGCCATCGGAATCGTGATGGAAATGGTGGGCACCAGTGCATTTACAATGGTTGTCgttgtttataataataatgtatgaGTTGATAATCTGATTGCATTGGCAATAACATGATCTCTTaggaattttatattttaccgTACAGAGCGTCTTCTTGGTCCTCTTGCCATTTATTTGCTACAAACCCTGTAAATTGcttgctttattttcttctggATAAATACTGTTTAACAACCTTTTCTTATCAATGATATCTGCAGTGGAAAAAGTGGAAACTCTGAAGCGCTATAAATTTAGCTTGGCTTTTGAGAACTCTAACGAGGAGGATTATGTCACTGAAAAATTCTTCCAGTCTCTTGTTGCTGGTATAGATATTAAACCTCCGTTGTACTTGTTTTGTAACAAATGATGTATTATAGATTGATAAATTCCTGAAGTTTTTTTTCTGAGTGGGCCTGGCGAAACAAAATGGAGTATATGTTCATTTTCTAGCTTTTGAAAGCTATTCTCAAATGTTAATTGTATTGtgaatgatttttaatttttttatgttcagAAAGTCAACgacataaaaattgattattctAGAAAAATTCAGAAATCATTTCATGGTTTGGGTGATAAAATGGATGTCAAATTTTTGTAGGATCGGTCCCTGTGGTTGTTGGTGCTCCAAATATTCAAGATTTTGCTCCTTCTCTGAAGTCAATTTTACATATTCGAGTGGTAGAAGATGTCAAGTCTGTTGCGAAGACCATGAAATACCTTGCagaaaatcctgaggcatATAATCAGTCACTAAGGTGAGCTTCACTGCAGGAAACTTAACTGCGCTATGGTTGTGGAGGTTATCTTAAGTCCCCCTTTTTTTTGCCCCCCTGCTCTTTAAAACAATTGGGTGGCTTTCATGGAGTtattgcttttttcttttatatcttGTTGGTTTATGAGGGTCTTCTTAGTAATGAGATGTTGATTCAACAGTTGGAAGTATGAAGGGCCCTCTGATTCTTTCAAGGCACTTGTGGATATGGCTGCAGTACACTCATCATGTCGTCTTTGTATTTACCTGGCAACAAAGATTcaggagagagaagaaacgAACCCTGCTTTCAGGAAACGCCCTTGCAAGTGCACCAGAGGTTCGgaaactgtgcatcatttgtATGTCAGGGAAAGAGGGATGTTCAAAATGGTATCCATTTTCTTAAGGTAACCTCAGTTTTAATTGGGCCAGGGGTGTTCTTATTGTTGATTTATTCATTGTTTCAATGATATTTCCATTATCCCaagttaaattttgtaatacaCTAGACCTTTTAAAATAGATAAgcaatagaaataaaattgaacGTCCCTTCATACATTATTAACTAGTAGAGGAGAAATGGAGAATGCTTGGTCTTTGTATTACCACGGCGTCTTCTTCCCAATCTAGTCGCTGCATATATTTTAAGCATGAGATATCATCACATATACATGATTATTGCATGTAACTGTGTGCTCAAATCAAACATTTCCTTCTTTGATGGGCAGGTCTGGCAGTTTGACACTAAAGGCCTTGGAATCTGCAGTGCTGGCAAAGTTCAAGTCTCTAAAACACGTGCCAATTTGGAAGCAGGAGAGACCCAAAAGCATAAGAGGTGAAGATGAACTGAAAATTTACAGAATACATCCTGTGGGCTTGACGCAGAGACAGGCTTTATatgaattcaaattcaatggGGATGATGACCTCAAGAGACACATAGAAAGCAGTCCCTGTGCAAAGTTTGAAGTCATATTTGTCTAGATTTAAGTTACACTCTTGAGCCTTGAGGCTTTTACAAGGCAATTTCACGAGGGTGTATTACTTACATCTCATGCATGCTTTGTTGCATGTATTCCCATGTGTACACACGAGTAAGGATCGACTAGATTATACGAAAGACCGAAAGAACATGAATTCTAAAGTACCACTGGCTTACTTGGCATAAGCCAGTTGTGTATGTAGTAGCACAGATTGTTCACATACATGAGGAATGCAGCCATACTTGTGTTTTATGATGCTACTGTTACAGCTGTATTTATTTTGCTTCTCGAATTAGTACCCACACGGGCATAAAGGATGTTTAAATGAACGAACCATGTATTTTTAGTACATCATATTCAAGTTTCCTGATATTTTCCTGGGGAGCCGTGGCATGCCGTGCCTGCTCACCTAGGGTAGCAGCACCAGGTAAGTCCTCTGTCCTCCCCTAAAATCCACCATTCCAGAAGAGTTCAGTTACTGCATGTtgtattgttgttatttttaaagagGCACAACCAGCTTCAATGATTTTTaataccaaaataaaaaaatataataaggtATAGTCTGGGACTGGGAGCGGCTTCTCTGGTGTAGTAGCAGCTGATGTTGTTCTTCGAAAAAGCGAGCctgttgataattaaaatcaacatTAGCAACTAGCAAGATTATTATAACATCATGCTAATGACCCTCTCGGACAGTTTGCGTGGACATTGTCGGTGCACATGGAAATCGACATCCAAAACtcattttttctaatagaATGATAGCATCCGGGACCCCgacccccctttttttttttttaatcttatcaAATAAGAATATAGTCTATTTATATCAAATAGGTCTCTAATCTTTGTTTAAATGGTTAAAATACCCTTAGGGTTTGTTTGTCATGCTAGGTTAGGTGTGACTTGATcagatataatattataacagTGTagtatcaaattaaattataaataatcatgTCTTATATTTGATATGCCGTTGGGTTAGTTAGTAAATAATGTATCttatatactaataatatcataattatCTCCAATTAATTGCTGGACAAAagatttggaatttttttatcccGTGAATAGCTTaggattataattttagtcttaaaaattgtaatcCTAACTTCTAAGgatgcgtttgggattgaggtgttgtaccttttaaattacagttgttgtggaaaaaaatggtaattgtgaaacaaaaattagtaatatgtagtaaatataaattttaaataataattttcacaaaattattaaagatataaaagatttttcatgatacaaataaaaagtcaTATCAACATAGCTTTTAACCTAcaacagttagtgtttaccaaatactttagtGCTGTAGCTTCCAAGTttgcccaacctcaatcccaaacgcaccctaaaaGTCTCTCTAAGATACACTTTTTTAACTATTCCAGATTAAATAATGAGCACACCGTAATTAACTTATCTCAAATTACTTTTTGACGTGAAACACTGGATTAGAATCATTTCACaccaaaataatcaaatcaaatcaattgcAACCAAACGGGCTTTTATATTGTTATCgattgaaaaatgaagaatggTGTTTTTTGAtgtaagatttaaaaaaaatgaaaatgtgtttgataatttattttcaaaacagcatataaaaatgaaaacaataaaaagcgCTTGGTTgtttatctaaaaatataaaaaaatgataaaaatacatttagttgtttttcggaaaatatagatttttttatagaattatttataaaataattttcttcaatttatttatacattttatcttttattcatatggttttaattaaaataaaatcaaatttcatacaacaacaataattttcaGAAAACCCTCCCACAATATactaagtttaaaaaattaaaataaaataaaaaatagtggccttcatctttaaatttgatataatagaaaatcatacaaaattttaatgaacaataaacaaaatcataaaattaaaaaaaaaaaaagtataccTGGATCTTGGTTACACTTAAAGAGAAAAGGGCTTGTTGAATTTTCatagttgaagaagaagaagaagaagatagcTGCAGTGAATAGTTACAGTGAAGAGATAAGATGTAAAAtagtaaaagtaaaattgaataaggAATGGATAAAATGGATAATCGTAGAAGATGAAAAAGTAattgaataaagaaatattaatgaaataaaataataattaaataaataaaagtggtGGATCAGGCTCCaactttttttcttgtctttttgttttattctctaattttgactttttgttaacaaaagttaaaagaatGAAGATATTTTGatctataataaattttttagttacaaaatactcttatcaaatatatatatttaaaaaaaaaaaaaaaaaaagaagcatccAACAGAAAACGTTACCAAGCGCGCCCGTCACGGTCTCTTCTAATTTGAATGGAAAACGTGGCAAAAGGGCGTAACTCGTTGGAGGGTCCATGACGAAGCGGCGTGTGGCGTGCTGGCGGCGAGTTGAGCCAGTGCAGTGACTCTTGGCTGGTTCAGAAGATTAAAGCTCTAACCAGCTCAAATTCAAATGTCACTTTCATTGAACACGCGCATCGCACGCGTGAAACTTTAAGAATATGCCATTAGTATATCTCAATGGTCAAACTGTTTTTGTCCGCTTGGTGGGCTAATGCCATGCaacactaattaattaattattcttttattttctctctacGAATTAATATATCCGTACAGATATAAAATCTCCCcctcaattaattattacacaatatacttactaaaatatcattttttattttaaaaaataaattaactaaaaggctgtcttcttttttttttgtttgcccCTTTTGGGTTTAGTTGCAACGATTCAATGAATTTGCTGCTGTGGGATAGTTACATTTGCATCcctcatttatatatatattgtcaaattagtcattttaatagagattggtgacctttttttttatacaatttGACAAATTATGTGCTTTCTTGAACGAGATCTTCACTTGCAATAAATAAGGTGGGTAGATTAAACTATATCTAGAAAATTTCTACTACATTATATCTTAATGTGcgaattattttcttttttattataagaaattttCAGTGAACAAGTTTGATTTTTCCTATTAGGCTTTATTATGACAAGAACTTGAGCCATAAGCTCTCCTTATTGTAATATTGGTCGTTCTGAAGTTTTAATgcaatttgataattttcagtaggaaaaaaaaaaagaagaaaagaaacaattttttttttttaaaaagaaaaaaacaagttCATTTGATCTAGAGCTTGAACACCAGTTATTCCCACGGCGCATGTTGTCATCTGCCCACCAAATTTAGAAAGCAAAAGAGAAGTAAAACTAAAACAGACAGCAACAGTTGACAATGAGATAATTAATATAGTTgaatgacaaaataaataagtaaataaataaataaaacaataggcAACTGTCTGTCAGCTTCTCACAATCTAAAAacttgggaaaaaaaaaaaaaaaaggtagaaaAACACCAACAAACTTGACCCTTAGCCCCATCCAAGAGTTCCCCATGAACAAATCCTTACCTCTCCTCTGCATCTAAAGGTCCCTTTAGTGTCCCTTACAAAAATGGCCACACTCTCATTCGTAATTCTCATAACGTTACTACAACAACTACAAGTTTCATCAACAAGGCTTCTCATCTTTTTCATCTTGCAATTTCAATcatgtcatcatcatcatcgtcattTTCAGTGCGTTTTGCTTCACCCCTTTTGCCATCTCCAGCAGCAGCCACCTCAGCTAGTCCAAAGACATGGAGGGTTCATGCCACCACCCCTACGGTGGCACCGGTGACGACGTCGTCGGCGCCTGAGGTGGATGCAGAGAGGCTGGAGCCTAGAGTGGAGGAAAGAGATGGCTACTTTGTGTTGAAAGAGAAATTCAGAAAAGGCATTAATCCTCAAGAAAAGGTCAAGATTGAGAAAGAGCCAATGAAGCTCTTTATGGAAAATGGTATTGAAGATTTAGCTAAGTTGTCAATGGAGGAGATTGATCAAGCCAAGAACACTAAAGATGATATTGATGTTAGGCTCAAATGGCTTGGTTTGTTTCACAGGAGAAAGCATCATTGTAAGTTTCCActtatctttgtttttttttccacttatctttgttttgtttgtttcttttttgatgTACATAGATGTAGTTATTATACTTGAAGTAGAAACATCATGGAATATTCTTCCAATTGGTGCGTAGATGGTATCTCAAAGTAATGAAGTTTTAAGGGATGAATATTTTTGCACCAAATATTTGAACAGGAAAGGAATCAAATGATTCTTTTTGCTTGGTTTCCCTTGATCTAATAGAATAAtggttattattttgaatggtGGTGTTCAGATGGTAGATTTATGATGAGATTGAAGCTACCAAATGGGGTAACAACAAGTGAGCAAACACGGTATTTAGCTAGTGTGATAAAAAAGTATGGGAAGGATGGTTGTGCGGATGTGACAACGAGGCAAAACTGGCAGATTCGTGGTGTGGTTTTGCCTGATGTGCCGGAAATACTTAAGGGTCTTGCCCAAGTTGGCTTGACAAGTCTGCAGAGTGGTATGGACAATGTGAGAAATCCTGTTGGCAACCCTCTTGCAGGAATTGATCCGGAGGAAATTGTTGATACAAGGCCTTATACCAACTTGTTATCCCACTTCATCACTGCAAATGCACAGGGCAATCCTACCGTCACTAACTTGTAAGTTTTCTTTCCATTACTCCCAAAGAGCACATTTCACTTCTGAAGTGTTAGAATAGAAgctttttgatatttgtttcaatattttgtataCATTTCGTATTTGTATGCAATCGTGGAAATTTGGACTCTGTTTGGTGATGTTCTGTCATTGCCTTGTTATTGAGGGATAAATGGACTTACACTTAGTTATACTTTTATCTTGAGTGAAACAAGTTATTGGAGAAATTCTTAAATAGAACAATACAAATGCTTGGCATGAAACCGGGATTTAGTCTAACAAGATTTATTTGGTTATGATTTAAAGTTTAAGGGTCACAAGTTGTCTGGCTTTCTTTATATGAGCTCTGCTTCATATGAACTCTTCAATATAAGCAAATGATGAATAAAACGCATCGGTAACAGAAAGTTATCAAGTCTATGCGTGTTTTGTCGTGGATACAGAATTAACTTTTCATGTAAACGTACCGTTTAGCCGGTATCCCTCTTTCCCATTTCGTTTTTCATTTGAGCAGGCCAAGGAAGTGGAATGTGTGTGTAGTAGGATCACATGATCTTTATGAGCATCCTCACATCAATGATCTTGCTTACATGCCTGCTACAAAGGATGGAAGGTTTGGATTCAACTTGTTGGTGGGCGGGTTCTTTAGTCCCAAGAGGTGTGCAGAGGCAATCCCTCTTGACGCCTGGGTCGCAGCTGATGACGTTATCCCAGTTTGCAAAGCAGTACTAGAGGCATACAGAGATCTTGGCTCCAGAGGAAACAGGCAAAAAACAAGAATGATGTGGTTAATTGATGAACTCGTGAGTTATTTACAGTCTCACTTCTTAATCATGCTTATTAAGCCTTATTCATGTTAATAACATGCgaattttttaacttacatATGCAGGGCATTGAAGGATTCAGGGCGGAGGTAGTGAGGAGAATGCCTGGACAGGAGCTTGATAGAGCATCCTCGGAAGACTTGGTTCAGAGGCAATGGGACAGGAGAGACTATCTTGGTGTGCATCCACAAAAACAGGAAGGATTTAACTATGTAGGTCTTCATATTCCCGTTGGTCGAGTCCAAGCAGGTGATATGGACGAGCTAGCTCGTCTGGCTGACGCGTATGGCTCAGGAGAACTCCGCCTCACAGTTGAGCAAAACATCATAATCCCCAACGTTGACAACTCAAAACTCGAAGCCTTACTCAAAGAGCCTTTGTTAGAAAAGTTTTCACCACAGCCATCCATTCTAATGAAAGGTCTAGTTGCATGCACAGGCAATCAGTTTTGTGGACAAGCAATCATCGAGACTAAGGCTAGGGCCTTAAAGGTGACCGAGGAGGTGGAGAGGCTGGTGGATGTGACAAAGCCGGTGAGGATGCACTGGACGGGGTGTCCCAACAGCTGTGCACAGGTTCAAGTCGCGGATATTGGATTCATGGGGTGCATGACAAGAGATGAAGATGGGAAAACTTGTGAAGGAGCTGACGTTTTCCTGGGAGGGAGAATTGGCAGTGACTCACATTTGGGAGATATTTATAAGAAAGGTGTCCCTTGTAAGGATTTGGTGCCTCTAGTTGCCGACATTTTGGTCGAACATTTTGGAGCTGTACTAAGGGAGAGGGAAGAGGCAGAAGACTGAGTTGAGTTGAGTCATTCAATAAAAGCTTAAGTAGTAGTTCATTGTTGTTTAGTTTACAAATTCAGGTCCAATTTGAGCAATTTGGTTTCATTTATAGGTTTGCTATGAGTAGAGAATCTTGGTTTGCAAATGTAATATGAATACAAgttacaatttaaattttagtgaaaccaataattaaattttagaaatagtTGTATTACGTTGGCTGATTcagaaattttgttttggtagGAAAAATAATCtatctttatatatattggtAACAATTAATGTAAGTGCTTCGTGTTCACCTTTGGAACACTCTTTCACcatagaaattataaaatacattaaagGTAATACAATCAATGAATGCATGTATAgtgtatataattaaatttaacataactACCACTTGCATAAGagttttttaaagtaaatgcACACATATTATAACATTATTTGCTTATTATATGGTTGATATAGTATATctaatatattctaaaatttctcctcTCACCGACCAATTAGTTTCTAACACAATTATAACTATACTACTACATCCATGTCTAATCGTGTAAAACGATTTTGATCGTCTctatttatgataaaataaaaaaaacattcatttattaaacttgtttaatcaaattttgatatgTTATGTCGCGTGTGTGTATGAAACTCatggataaattaaaaaattaaaaaaataaataaattctgatATAGTGTATTTTGTTATGTagtgtattaaaatttgtatctgtttgtttttttaacttattcttgattttaatATGGCCATGGATCCCTTATTAGAAACTTACTTTATGCATACATACATGCCTACATACGCGCGctcgtgtgtgtgtgtgtgtgtgtgtgtgtgtgtgtgtg
This window of the Citrus sinensis cultivar Valencia sweet orange chromosome 8, DVS_A1.0, whole genome shotgun sequence genome carries:
- the LOC102617014 gene encoding glycoprotein 3-alpha-L-fucosyltransferase A, with the translated sequence MGIISNLRGSRAGHNYSQQEELPISENGSSSNSSLPRKKWSNLMPLFVALVVILEISFLGRLDMVKNAAMFDSLADFLHKQPPQTEIEAIVDGDLVGRKIEGRVLDSESCEEWLERVDAVNYSRDFEKDPILVTGAEQEWRVCDVRCKFGYDDDRKPDASFGMPQQPGTDTVLRSMESSKYYAENNIAQARRRGYTIVMTTSLSSDVPVGYFSWAEYDIMAPVQPKTENALAAAFISNCGARNFRLQALEALEKENVKIDSYGGCHRNRDGNVEKVETLKRYKFSLAFENSNEEDYVTEKFFQSLVAGSVPVVVGAPNIQDFAPSLKSILHIRVVEDVKSVAKTMKYLAENPEAYNQSLSWKYEGPSDSFKALVDMAAVHSSCRLCIYLATKIQEREETNPAFRKRPCKCTRGSETVHHLYVRERGMFKMVSIFLRSGSLTLKALESAVLAKFKSLKHVPIWKQERPKSIRGEDELKIYRIHPVGLTQRQALYEFKFNGDDDLKRHIESSPCAKFEVIFV
- the LOC102616714 gene encoding ferredoxin--nitrite reductase, chloroplastic, translating into MSSSSSSFSVRFASPLLPSPAAATSASPKTWRVHATTPTVAPVTTSSAPEVDAERLEPRVEERDGYFVLKEKFRKGINPQEKVKIEKEPMKLFMENGIEDLAKLSMEEIDQAKNTKDDIDVRLKWLGLFHRRKHHYGRFMMRLKLPNGVTTSEQTRYLASVIKKYGKDGCADVTTRQNWQIRGVVLPDVPEILKGLAQVGLTSLQSGMDNVRNPVGNPLAGIDPEEIVDTRPYTNLLSHFITANAQGNPTVTNLPRKWNVCVVGSHDLYEHPHINDLAYMPATKDGRFGFNLLVGGFFSPKRCAEAIPLDAWVAADDVIPVCKAVLEAYRDLGSRGNRQKTRMMWLIDELGIEGFRAEVVRRMPGQELDRASSEDLVQRQWDRRDYLGVHPQKQEGFNYVGLHIPVGRVQAGDMDELARLADAYGSGELRLTVEQNIIIPNVDNSKLEALLKEPLLEKFSPQPSILMKGLVACTGNQFCGQAIIETKARALKVTEEVERLVDVTKPVRMHWTGCPNSCAQVQVADIGFMGCMTRDEDGKTCEGADVFLGGRIGSDSHLGDIYKKGVPCKDLVPLVADILVEHFGAVLREREEAED